One stretch of Bacteroidota bacterium DNA includes these proteins:
- a CDS encoding dihydrofolate reductase: MLSCGSKSTYVETVDENIDQDGFTYQVDQFGDFKIMRYQVPGFDELDLNNKILVYYLSEAAKAGDEITWDQNYKHNLLIKRTLETIVENYSGDRETEDWNNFMVYTKQVWFAKGIHHHYSKDKFLPKISEEYFEMLIKKSNKGNFPLEKGEKVKDLISKLTPILFDPEIDAKTVSLDSDNDLITASANNFYEDVTQKEVEDFYAKMKNEADTTPISYGLNSKVVKVNGEVHEQLYKIDGMYGAAIEKIVYWLEKALPYTETEVQKQSLEALIAYYKSGDLRTFDEYCVLWVKDVDSRVDVVNGFTETYGDPMGMKATWEAVVNFKDLEGTKRTEIISSNAQWFEDNSPVNPNYKKKEVKGVTAKVITTAQLGGDCYPTTPIGINLPNADWIRANHGSKSVTMDNITYAYDQAALGSGYTEEFSWDEEEVALVKKYGHAAGNIHTDLHECLGHGSGQLAAGTSPEALQNYSSALEETRADLFALYYIMDPKMVELGLLPSLDAAKAEYIGYIKNGLMTQLRRVELGKNIEQAHMRNRQLISSWCYEQAKADSIIEKKSRDGKTFFVINDFEKLRSLIGELLTEVQRIKSEGDFEAGKALVEGYGVQVDPELHKEVLDRVEVLKLASFGGFMNPEFIPVMEGEEIIDVKVEYPSNYVKQMMDYSKKYGVLPTYN; this comes from the coding sequence ATGTTATCCTGTGGAAGTAAGAGTACTTATGTTGAAACAGTGGATGAAAATATCGATCAAGATGGTTTTACATACCAAGTTGATCAGTTCGGTGATTTTAAAATTATGCGCTATCAGGTGCCCGGATTTGATGAACTTGATTTAAATAATAAAATTCTTGTTTATTATTTAAGTGAGGCTGCTAAGGCTGGTGACGAAATTACCTGGGATCAGAATTACAAACACAATCTTTTGATTAAACGAACTTTGGAGACTATTGTTGAGAATTATTCTGGTGATCGTGAAACAGAAGATTGGAACAATTTCATGGTCTATACCAAGCAAGTGTGGTTTGCAAAAGGCATTCACCATCATTACTCAAAAGACAAATTTCTTCCTAAGATTAGCGAAGAATATTTTGAAATGCTTATCAAAAAATCAAATAAAGGAAACTTCCCTCTGGAAAAAGGAGAGAAAGTGAAAGATCTGATTAGCAAACTAACACCTATCCTTTTCGATCCTGAAATAGATGCCAAAACTGTTTCATTGGATTCTGATAATGATCTAATCACAGCCTCCGCAAACAATTTCTATGAGGATGTCACTCAAAAGGAAGTAGAGGATTTTTATGCAAAAATGAAAAATGAAGCTGACACCACTCCTATTTCTTATGGACTAAATTCCAAAGTGGTTAAAGTGAATGGAGAAGTACATGAACAGCTTTATAAAATTGATGGAATGTATGGAGCAGCAATTGAAAAGATTGTGTACTGGTTAGAAAAGGCTCTTCCTTACACTGAAACTGAAGTTCAAAAGCAATCACTTGAAGCCTTGATTGCATATTACAAAAGCGGTGATTTGCGGACATTTGATGAGTACTGTGTTTTATGGGTTAAGGATGTAGACTCGAGAGTGGATGTTGTAAATGGCTTTACAGAAACATATGGAGATCCTATGGGCATGAAAGCCACATGGGAAGCTGTTGTTAATTTCAAGGATTTGGAAGGCACAAAGCGCACCGAAATAATCAGTAGCAATGCCCAATGGTTTGAGGACAACTCGCCAGTGAATCCAAATTATAAAAAGAAAGAAGTAAAAGGTGTGACTGCCAAAGTAATCACAACAGCACAATTGGGTGGCGATTGTTATCCAACAACTCCTATTGGAATTAATTTACCAAATGCCGATTGGATACGTGCAAATCATGGTTCAAAATCAGTGACCATGGATAACATTACCTATGCCTATGATCAGGCAGCTCTGGGAAGTGGTTATACAGAGGAATTCTCATGGGATGAGGAAGAAGTAGCTTTGGTTAAAAAATATGGTCACGCTGCTGGAAATATCCATACCGATTTACATGAATGTTTGGGACATGGATCAGGACAACTTGCAGCAGGAACCAGCCCGGAAGCATTACAAAATTATAGTTCGGCATTAGAAGAAACCCGTGCCGACCTATTTGCACTATATTATATCATGGATCCCAAAATGGTTGAATTGGGCTTACTGCCTAGTCTGGATGCAGCAAAGGCAGAATATATAGGCTATATTAAAAATGGTTTGATGACTCAACTAAGACGAGTTGAATTGGGGAAAAATATCGAACAAGCCCATATGCGTAATCGACAACTGATATCTTCATGGTGCTATGAACAAGCTAAGGCTGACAGTATAATTGAAAAGAAAAGCAGAGATGGAAAAACTTTTTTCGTCATCAATGATTTTGAAAAATTACGTTCGTTAATAGGAGAATTATTGACTGAAGTACAACGTATTAAATCAGAAGGTGACTTTGAAGCAGGTAAAGCATTGGTTGAAGGCTATGGCGTTCAGGTAGACCCTGAATTACACAAGGAAGTTCTTGATCGGGTTGAAGTCCTGAAACTTGCTTCTTTTGGTGGCTTTATGAATCCTGAATTTATTCCTGTAATGGAAGGAGAAGAAATTATTGATGTTAAAGTTGAATATCCATCTAATTATGTTAAGCAAATGATGGATTATTCAAAGAAATATGGGGTATTACCAACCTATAATTAA
- a CDS encoding Crp/Fnr family transcriptional regulator, which produces MPETINTATCSTCMFKSLIFQKLEKEELDYMDQFKVEKKYKKGEIVVVEGAQIKEFLYLKNGLVKLFKTGIDLKDHIISIAKPFDFIGFLSVFSKNQYQYSITCIEDSVICFVDMDSLKNVIKENGKFALDILSKMSLTLDDILSTRIDLCSRNLRGRISLLLLFFANDVYHNDSFKLPLTRKEIAGLIEMTTENVIRILSEFRKDGLIHIDGSTIQLTNKKLLEAISTAG; this is translated from the coding sequence ATGCCTGAAACCATTAATACAGCCACTTGCAGTACCTGTATGTTTAAGTCCTTGATTTTTCAGAAGCTCGAAAAAGAAGAACTTGATTATATGGATCAGTTTAAAGTTGAAAAAAAATACAAAAAAGGTGAAATAGTTGTAGTAGAAGGAGCTCAAATTAAAGAATTCCTATACCTGAAAAACGGCTTGGTTAAGTTATTTAAAACAGGAATTGACTTAAAAGATCATATTATCAGCATTGCCAAACCATTTGATTTTATTGGCTTTTTATCTGTTTTTTCAAAAAATCAATACCAATATTCCATCACCTGCATAGAGGACTCAGTCATATGTTTTGTGGATATGGATTCGCTAAAAAATGTGATTAAAGAGAATGGCAAATTCGCATTGGATATATTGAGTAAAATGAGTTTGACATTGGACGACATCTTGTCTACCCGTATTGATCTTTGCTCCAGAAACCTAAGAGGGCGAATATCCTTGCTTTTGTTGTTTTTTGCCAATGATGTCTACCACAACGACTCATTTAAATTACCCCTTACACGTAAAGAGATTGCTGGATTAATTGAAATGACCACCGAAAATGTGATTCGGATATTATCTGAATTCAGGAAAGATGGACTCATCCATATTGATGGCAGTACTATTCAACTCACTAACAAAAAACTATTGGAAGCCATCAGTACGGCTGGTTAA
- a CDS encoding NAD(P)/FAD-dependent oxidoreductase, which produces MKRLLILGAGTAGTIMANKMRKDLPRDEWDITIVDQYKTHYYQPGFLFIPFGIYKEKDVVKQKSDFIPVGTNIIYSAIERIEPEKNHVILADGVALKYDYLIIATGTKVCPEETPGMMGDLWQKQVFDFYTIKGSSALANFFKTWKGGKLVINIAELPYKCPVAPLEFAFYADAFFAERGLRDKVDITYVTPLPGAFTKPRASKMLGGLLEQKNINVIPDFYLERVDNEKKAIVSYDNIEVPFDCLVTIPVNMGDKMIERSGMGDDLNFVPTDKKTLQSVKHENIFVIGDATNLPTSKAGSVAHFEADVLYENLMAAIEGRDFTASFDGHANCYIETGYGKGTLIDFNYDTEPLPGSFPFPGVGPFSLLKESRMNHYGKMIFRWIYWHILIKGKEMPISTEMQMAGKKK; this is translated from the coding sequence ATGAAACGTTTATTAATATTAGGAGCAGGTACAGCCGGAACCATCATGGCAAACAAAATGAGAAAAGATCTGCCAAGAGATGAGTGGGATATTACCATTGTTGACCAATATAAAACGCATTATTATCAACCGGGTTTTCTGTTTATTCCATTTGGAATTTATAAAGAAAAGGATGTCGTTAAGCAGAAAAGCGACTTTATTCCAGTTGGAACAAATATCATTTATTCAGCTATTGAAAGAATTGAACCTGAAAAAAATCATGTGATTCTTGCTGATGGTGTAGCACTCAAGTATGATTATCTAATTATTGCTACAGGAACCAAAGTTTGCCCGGAAGAAACACCTGGTATGATGGGTGATTTATGGCAAAAGCAAGTTTTTGATTTCTATACAATTAAAGGATCTTCTGCATTGGCTAATTTTTTCAAAACCTGGAAAGGTGGAAAATTGGTTATTAATATTGCCGAATTACCTTATAAGTGTCCAGTTGCTCCTCTTGAATTTGCATTTTATGCGGATGCATTTTTTGCTGAAAGAGGCTTGAGAGATAAAGTGGATATTACTTATGTAACTCCATTGCCTGGTGCATTTACAAAGCCAAGAGCTTCTAAAATGCTTGGCGGTTTGTTAGAACAAAAGAATATCAATGTTATTCCTGATTTTTATCTCGAACGAGTTGATAACGAAAAGAAGGCTATTGTATCCTATGATAATATTGAGGTTCCTTTTGATTGTTTAGTTACTATCCCTGTAAATATGGGAGACAAGATGATTGAAAGAAGCGGAATGGGTGACGATCTGAATTTTGTTCCTACTGATAAAAAAACATTGCAGTCAGTAAAGCATGAAAACATTTTTGTCATTGGTGATGCAACCAATTTGCCTACATCAAAAGCCGGTTCTGTAGCTCACTTTGAAGCCGATGTATTATACGAAAACCTGATGGCAGCAATTGAAGGAAGAGATTTCACTGCCAGCTTTGATGGACATGCTAACTGTTATATTGAAACAGGTTATGGCAAAGGAACGCTAATTGATTTTAATTACGATACCGAACCGCTGCCTGGTTCATTCCCATTCCCGGGAGTTGGTCCTTTCAGTTTGCTAAAAGAAAGCAGAATGAACCATTATGGTAAAATGATATTCCGTTGGATATACTGGCATATTTTAATTAAAGGCAAGGAAATGCCAATTTCCACAGAAATGCAAATGGCCGGTAAGAAAAAATAA
- a CDS encoding DUF1641 domain-containing protein — protein sequence MTDKHIQDQISDINRKLDLLLEEHQLQRQRRIEVEDLVKDISIIGNDFVKSSVQELDSAGVELDGEALKSLGLKLVRNIGTINEMFEMLESASDLMKDVGPIIQQVGLDGIHKMGELEQKGYFAFFKEASLIVENIIDNFSTEDVKMLADNIVTILQTVKNLTQPDMMQTLNNALNVYKNLDPKNVEEVSMWKALRMMNTPEMKRGIGFMLTFLKNISQETNVSNN from the coding sequence ATGACTGATAAACATATACAGGATCAGATCTCTGATATTAACCGAAAGTTAGACTTGTTATTGGAAGAACATCAGCTTCAACGACAAAGAAGAATTGAGGTTGAAGATCTGGTAAAGGATATATCCATCATCGGCAACGATTTTGTGAAATCCTCCGTTCAAGAGCTTGATAGTGCTGGGGTCGAGCTCGATGGTGAGGCACTTAAATCACTAGGATTAAAGCTCGTAAGAAACATAGGAACCATTAACGAGATGTTCGAAATGCTTGAAAGTGCAAGCGATTTGATGAAAGATGTTGGACCAATTATACAACAAGTAGGACTCGATGGCATTCACAAAATGGGCGAATTGGAGCAAAAGGGATATTTTGCTTTCTTTAAAGAAGCTTCATTAATAGTTGAGAATATTATTGATAATTTTAGCACTGAGGATGTAAAAATGCTCGCTGATAATATCGTTACTATTCTTCAAACGGTTAAAAATCTGACTCAACCAGACATGATGCAAACATTGAATAATGCATTAAATGTGTACAAAAATCTGGATCCCAAAAATGTAGAGGAAGTAAGTATGTGGAAAGCTCTCCGAATGATGAATACACCCGAAATGAAACGCGGGATTGGTTTCATGTTAACTTTCTTAAAAAATATATCTCAGGAAACAAATGTTTCCAATAATTAA
- the tusE gene encoding TusE/DsrC/DsvC family sulfur relay protein, with product MATKTIAGVAVEVTEEGYLVNPSEWTKEIAAEIAKEEEIELTDKHFEVINFIRDRNAQGITLTIRAVGKSGIVDIKGLYELFPGGPLKKSSRIAGIPKPASCV from the coding sequence ATGGCAACAAAAACAATCGCAGGAGTAGCAGTTGAAGTAACTGAAGAAGGGTATTTAGTAAATCCTTCTGAATGGACTAAAGAAATTGCTGCGGAGATTGCAAAAGAAGAAGAAATTGAATTAACTGATAAACACTTTGAAGTGATTAATTTTATCAGGGACAGAAATGCTCAAGGAATAACGTTAACAATCCGTGCAGTTGGTAAATCCGGTATCGTTGATATTAAAGGATTATACGAATTATTTCCTGGTGGTCCACTAAAGAAATCAAGCAGAATAGCTGGAATACCAAAACCGGCAAGCTGCGTATAA